In Candidatus Hydrogenedentota bacterium, the following proteins share a genomic window:
- a CDS encoding class I SAM-dependent methyltransferase has protein sequence MNLQQRYETDHSVWNRCARTYEDAIVYGHPDVQAYESFEEDFLDALLLYLIRDAGLQVRLFDVGCGSARLHLRYGRKTALPGSLHNADALPPFDPIIASGLLRIDGIDFSEEMLEIARQKLASAGLSVSPAGRLGLQRGSAFELEPMPGEGIPIAVAVCNTIGVMQGPEGAQRLFQAMRRSVEVRGGIAVISAYRKDAVASHALGNYESTMHVSGQPRWLKPWRFTTHQLTPFPLEIKRAYDSSPSMRVAARSQEGETFEGCLLERDPVEVKKAISSGRIRTLWDYESYWYSLARIRRWIQEYWGGLPAWHVPGRTLDRLRAAPAQLAVLDVGRRLGPFFARLGITQGI, from the coding sequence GTGAACCTGCAACAACGCTATGAAACCGACCACAGCGTCTGGAACCGGTGCGCACGGACGTACGAAGACGCCATCGTGTACGGCCACCCCGACGTACAGGCTTACGAGTCCTTCGAAGAAGATTTCCTGGACGCTCTCTTGCTCTATCTTATTCGAGACGCAGGCTTGCAGGTTCGGTTGTTCGACGTCGGGTGCGGCTCCGCCAGGCTGCACTTGCGTTACGGGCGGAAAACAGCCCTGCCCGGCAGTCTCCACAATGCGGATGCGCTGCCCCCGTTCGACCCGATAATCGCGTCGGGGCTCTTGCGCATTGACGGCATCGATTTCTCGGAAGAAATGCTGGAAATCGCCAGGCAGAAGCTTGCATCGGCGGGTCTGTCCGTATCCCCGGCCGGACGTCTCGGGTTGCAGCGCGGTTCCGCTTTCGAACTCGAGCCCATGCCGGGCGAAGGCATCCCCATAGCAGTGGCCGTCTGCAATACCATCGGCGTGATGCAGGGTCCGGAGGGAGCACAGCGGCTGTTCCAGGCCATGCGCCGCTCCGTCGAGGTTCGGGGCGGTATCGCGGTCATCAGCGCTTACAGAAAAGACGCGGTTGCCAGCCATGCCCTTGGAAACTACGAGAGCACCATGCACGTTTCCGGTCAGCCGCGCTGGTTAAAGCCATGGCGATTCACTACGCATCAGCTTACGCCGTTCCCCCTCGAGATCAAGCGTGCTTATGATTCCAGCCCGAGCATGCGCGTGGCCGCGCGCAGTCAGGAAGGCGAGACCTTCGAGGGGTGTCTGCTCGAGCGCGATCCCGTCGAAGTGAAGAAGGCGATATCGAGCGGCCGCATCCGCACGCTTTGGGACTATGAGTCGTATTGGTATTCCCTGGCGCGCATCCGCCGGTGGATACAAGAATACTGGGGCGGCTTGCCGGCCTGGCACGTACCGGGGCGGACGCTGGACCGGCTGCGCGCCGCACCCGCGCAGCTTGCGGTACTCGATGTCGGCAGAAGACTCGGCCCATTCTTCGCCAGGTTGGGCATTACCCAGGGAATATGA
- a CDS encoding MarR family transcriptional regulator, whose amino-acid sequence MSSNDCEEVVMELRKIIRSLDLHSRWLNREYALTSPQLVFLKEIAGRDGITIGNLARRTSLSCATATGIVDRLEQRGLVSRSRNGKDRRQVQLTLTASGRDTCARRPPVLQENFLRALEDLPAAEKQRMLESLRLLADMMSGIVDRQLPQSVRMQEQQTHDQPEIRLPSQASPAGFLESCRMLLAGKLPEDASEAGAVDNGPDGLALHVVRSVSELAQHVTVEGLVAFLHEHLKPYEDTEEAIRDGIAYALSDEPGKGGFVLLAERRRALVGALVMLRTGMHGYVPPNLLLFVAAHAACRSQGIGGWLVRKAQSLAGGDVKLHVEYQNPARHLYERLGFASKYAEMRWAHEPRDH is encoded by the coding sequence ATGTCCTCTAATGATTGCGAAGAAGTAGTCATGGAATTGCGTAAGATCATCCGTTCCTTGGACTTACACTCGCGATGGCTCAATCGGGAATATGCCCTGACCAGTCCGCAATTGGTGTTCCTGAAGGAAATCGCCGGACGGGACGGCATCACGATTGGGAACCTTGCGCGACGCACGAGCCTGAGTTGCGCCACGGCTACAGGCATCGTGGACCGCCTCGAACAGCGGGGCCTGGTGAGTCGGAGTCGCAACGGGAAGGATCGTCGGCAAGTGCAACTGACCCTAACTGCGTCGGGGCGTGATACGTGCGCGCGCAGGCCGCCGGTATTGCAGGAGAATTTCCTGCGAGCCCTGGAAGACTTGCCGGCCGCCGAAAAGCAGCGCATGCTGGAGAGTCTCCGACTTCTCGCGGATATGATGTCCGGCATTGTGGACCGGCAACTTCCGCAGTCCGTTCGGATGCAGGAACAGCAGACGCACGACCAACCCGAGATTCGCTTGCCCAGTCAGGCGTCACCCGCAGGGTTCCTGGAATCCTGCCGCATGCTCCTTGCCGGAAAACTGCCCGAGGATGCGAGCGAAGCCGGCGCAGTGGACAACGGCCCCGACGGTCTCGCCCTGCATGTTGTCCGTTCGGTATCGGAACTTGCGCAACACGTTACGGTGGAAGGGCTTGTGGCTTTTCTGCACGAGCATTTGAAGCCTTATGAAGACACTGAAGAGGCGATAAGGGACGGCATCGCCTACGCCTTGTCCGATGAACCGGGTAAAGGCGGGTTCGTACTCTTGGCGGAACGGCGAAGAGCGCTGGTCGGCGCGCTGGTCATGTTGAGGACGGGGATGCACGGCTATGTGCCGCCCAACTTATTGCTGTTTGTCGCGGCGCATGCCGCCTGCCGCAGCCAAGGGATTGGCGGCTGGCTAGTCCGCAAAGCACAGTCGTTGGCGGGCGGGGACGTTAAGCTGCATGTCGAATACCAGAATCCCGCGCGCCACCTGTACGAAAGGCTCGGCTTTGCAAGCAAGTATGCGGAAATGAGGTGGGCGCATGAGCCGCGTGACCATTAA
- a CDS encoding alanine racemase yields the protein MSRVTINLDALEANLNEINRLMSAHGARWTVVTKVLCGNAPVLRALASMGIRSVGDSRLTHLRAVRRIFPEPGTWYLRIPRLTMCNTVVQLADISLNSEIDTIERLNSTAASQGKTHRIIIMIELGDLREGILPGSLVEFYQAVFRLPNIEVIGIGTNLGCLAGAPPTVDQLMQLVLYRELLELKFNKPLPLVSAGSSVVLPLLIEGQVPKTMNHFRIGESLFLGTDLVHGNTLPGFRNDVMLLEAEIVELKEKSMTPVGETGITSPFQTPLDGESTPGQRGYRALVSIGQLDTEITGLMPTNPELRIVGASSDITVLNLNENPHGLRVGDTITFRMNYAALLRLMSSRYVTKEIVTGREGVPRTPDAKGDLA from the coding sequence ATGAGCCGCGTGACCATTAACCTGGACGCACTCGAGGCGAACCTGAACGAGATCAACCGTCTCATGTCCGCCCACGGCGCACGCTGGACGGTCGTCACGAAGGTGCTGTGCGGGAACGCGCCGGTGCTCCGGGCGCTGGCCTCGATGGGCATCCGTTCCGTCGGCGACTCGCGCCTTACCCACTTGCGGGCTGTCCGGCGCATTTTTCCGGAACCGGGGACTTGGTACCTGCGGATTCCGCGCCTGACGATGTGCAACACGGTGGTACAACTCGCTGATATCAGCCTGAACAGTGAAATCGACACCATCGAACGCTTGAACAGCACGGCGGCAAGCCAGGGCAAGACCCATCGCATCATTATCATGATCGAACTGGGCGACCTGCGCGAGGGTATTCTGCCCGGCTCGCTTGTCGAGTTCTACCAAGCCGTCTTTCGGCTGCCGAACATCGAGGTCATCGGCATCGGCACGAATCTCGGCTGTCTCGCCGGCGCGCCGCCGACCGTGGACCAGCTCATGCAGTTGGTGCTCTACCGCGAGTTGCTGGAACTCAAGTTCAACAAGCCGCTTCCGCTGGTCTCCGCGGGCTCAAGCGTGGTCCTGCCGCTCTTAATCGAGGGGCAGGTACCGAAGACCATGAATCACTTCCGTATTGGTGAATCGCTGTTTCTCGGCACGGACTTGGTACACGGCAACACCCTGCCCGGCTTCCGCAACGACGTAATGCTGCTCGAAGCGGAGATCGTCGAACTGAAAGAAAAGAGCATGACGCCGGTCGGCGAGACAGGAATCACGTCGCCGTTCCAGACGCCGTTGGACGGGGAATCGACACCGGGGCAACGCGGCTACCGGGCGCTGGTCAGCATCGGCCAACTGGATACCGAAATCACCGGGCTTATGCCAACCAATCCGGAACTGCGGATCGTCGGCGCCAGCAGTGATATTACCGTCCTCAACTTGAACGAGAACCCCCACGGTCTTCGTGTGGGCGACACCATCACGTTCCGCATGAACTATGCGGCGCTGCTGCGCCTCATGAGCAGCCGTTATGTGACCAAGGAGATCGTGACCGGCAGGGAGGGCGTTCCGCGCACTCCGGATGCGAAGGGTGACCTGGCGTGA
- a CDS encoding sodium:solute symporter family protein — MTASWIMWAIVAVYLTFVFFKGVLKVRQVSDSDDFLVAGRNIGWFFLLCTMGATVVGGGASIGAIARTYDWGVLMLLVSMGWYLNFIFAGLWIAPRFREAKLYTVAGYFGHRFGEGPRFAALLLSITFSVFIVAAQMAAFGSVVAAIAPEFSDAANVLRWAIIIGGTLVVTYSTAGGLLAVIHTDVYQFTILIAGFAITLLFCIPDLAESYDGRTGKFVPLRFSTVDIRSPEALAASLARTEDPVACYLLGTVGPLPDKTGLNEPQFTVALVEMMNEALTDSHLYAPERFAQVSLSRQTKELLEAGAQGKRLRRLNLSLLQDAFPEAIDPNREINPSFFRVHGDKGWLFLVTTFLAFLFGECFAPGYATRYCVGKNIRETRIGIAGAGVFLALVFPVVLFFIALYARVHYPAIDPQQALPCVVYQLHNPVISGLIVGALLMAVMSSADSALNSATAIFVKDLFEHQFGWRDDENGRLLRLARLCSLALGGVSILVAVLWPDIIGLLLFTYHVWAPAVIVPVCVGAFSPRVSRRQNRIVLLTMVLATAVTLVYRLPQVLERHLGWRVLPDALQDLTARFDPAVFGVAMSLLIFGGLTTACRVVHGTE, encoded by the coding sequence ATGACGGCAAGTTGGATCATGTGGGCCATAGTCGCCGTCTACCTGACTTTCGTGTTCTTCAAGGGCGTGCTGAAGGTCCGCCAGGTCTCCGACTCGGATGACTTTCTCGTTGCGGGGCGCAACATCGGCTGGTTCTTCCTGCTTTGCACGATGGGCGCCACGGTAGTTGGCGGCGGCGCGTCCATCGGGGCGATTGCGCGCACGTACGACTGGGGTGTCCTGATGCTTCTCGTGTCCATGGGCTGGTATCTCAATTTCATTTTCGCCGGCCTGTGGATTGCGCCGCGCTTTCGCGAGGCCAAGCTGTATACGGTGGCGGGCTATTTCGGCCACCGTTTCGGCGAAGGTCCGCGCTTCGCCGCGCTTCTTCTCTCGATAACCTTCTCCGTCTTTATTGTCGCTGCGCAGATGGCCGCATTCGGGAGCGTCGTGGCGGCCATTGCGCCGGAGTTCAGCGACGCAGCCAACGTGCTGCGCTGGGCCATCATTATCGGCGGCACGCTCGTCGTCACCTACAGCACCGCTGGCGGTCTGCTGGCGGTGATCCATACGGATGTGTACCAATTCACCATCTTGATCGCGGGATTTGCCATTACCCTCCTCTTCTGTATTCCGGATTTGGCCGAATCTTACGATGGTCGGACCGGCAAGTTCGTGCCGCTGCGCTTTTCGACCGTGGACATACGGTCTCCCGAGGCGCTCGCCGCGTCCCTGGCCCGCACGGAGGACCCCGTGGCCTGCTATCTCCTGGGGACCGTCGGCCCCTTGCCGGATAAGACCGGCCTGAATGAGCCACAATTCACGGTTGCCCTGGTGGAAATGATGAATGAGGCATTGACCGATTCCCATTTGTACGCGCCCGAGCGCTTTGCACAGGTGTCGCTGAGCCGCCAGACAAAGGAACTGCTCGAAGCCGGGGCACAGGGAAAGCGCTTGCGTAGGCTGAACCTGTCCCTGCTTCAGGATGCATTCCCCGAGGCTATTGATCCCAACCGGGAGATCAACCCGTCGTTTTTTCGCGTGCACGGAGACAAAGGCTGGCTTTTCCTCGTTACGACGTTCCTCGCGTTCCTGTTCGGCGAGTGTTTCGCGCCCGGGTATGCGACCCGCTATTGCGTCGGCAAGAATATCCGCGAGACACGCATTGGCATCGCGGGCGCGGGCGTATTCCTCGCGCTCGTGTTTCCGGTAGTCCTCTTCTTCATCGCGCTCTACGCGCGCGTGCACTATCCCGCCATTGACCCGCAACAAGCGCTGCCGTGTGTCGTCTATCAACTGCACAATCCCGTCATTTCCGGACTCATCGTCGGCGCCCTGCTTATGGCCGTCATGTCGTCTGCCGACAGCGCGCTCAATTCAGCAACCGCCATATTCGTCAAGGACCTCTTCGAGCACCAATTCGGTTGGCGCGATGACGAGAACGGCAGACTCCTCCGGCTCGCGCGGCTGTGCAGCCTGGCGCTCGGCGGCGTGTCGATCCTTGTCGCGGTGCTCTGGCCCGACATCATCGGCCTGCTCCTGTTCACCTATCACGTCTGGGCGCCCGCTGTGATCGTGCCGGTTTGCGTGGGCGCCTTCTCCCCAAGAGTCTCCCGGCGTCAGAACCGCATCGTTCTTTTGACGATGGTGCTGGCCACCGCAGTCACGTTGGTCTACAGGCTTCCCCAAGTGCTCGAACGCCATCTCGGATGGCGCGTACTGCCCGACGCCCTGCAGGACCTCACTGCGCGTTTTGACCCCGCCGTCTTCGGCGTCGCGATGTCGCTGCTCATCTTCGGCGGGTTGACTACCGCCTGCCGAGTGGTGCACGGCACGGAATGA